GGACGTGGAGGGATCTTTGGCATTTCTGATGGAGGGCCTGGCTGGGGCGATCGAGCCGGCCGAGGGGGAATTGCCGGAGCAGCTTGAGCAGACATTATAAAGGATGGTCTGAAGCTCCTGTACCATTGAGAGGATTAGCCCGCGAACTTGACTCATTGATCCGCACAACACCTCGTAGCAGTTCCAGCAGCTGGAGATCTACATCCTCGTGCACCTCGTTGAGACCCAGACGCTGTCATCGAATCCAGTTTTGCAGTGCTTCATTCAGCAGGCTATACGGACCCTTTTCTCGCTGTGTGGGCTTGCAGTGATGCAGTGAAGAATGGGTCCGGGCAATGTTGCTGCAATCcaggaggggagggagaggggagagggcACAGAGGGGACGGGAAAGTCCCAAGCTCCAACAACTGATAAGCGGCATGCAAGATGGTTTGTTTTACCTTGAATAAAAATATGCAATGTCAAAGCCAGGGTGACTCTAGCAAGATAAAAGCAAGGCGCAAGAGAGGGTCCTGAAGCCCAGCGTATAGTCAAGGATGAGGGTAGAATTGGAAGAGAAATTTCCACAACGTCAGCGATTGAAGCTGGACTCTGGCGACCCCCCAAAAGGATGATGTATGTCTCCCACCGTGACCCACCAGGCGCGTGACGACTCCTGACCACATCCAGTCGTGCCCGGCGCCCAGAGCGGCGTCGAGTCCAAGTACTCTGTAACCGTAATTATACTGTTGGTTTGGCGCTCGGATGGTGCACCGCGGGTAGTTCCTGCGAATCGATTACTGTCTGATTACCATACGGTTACTCTCGGCTCCAATCCACCTGTTAGACACCCGGCTTATGACACGAAGGACACTGCCACAGTGTGTAACTGTTCGGTCGAAAGAGGTACAAGTACTAAGGTAGATGGGCGATTAGATAAAAGGTCGACTCCCAGTCTCAATCAAGCTAGTCCTCCAGACGGGGACACGATACCCCTTTCTTTGATGGCTATCTGGGTAAATAAATCCTCCTTTTTGCCTGTTCTCTTGTGTGCACATATCACCTCCAACGGCTGGTCTCGATTGCGATTTCGAGCACTACCGTTCTGGTTCATATAGGAGCTTCGTTGCGGCATTTTTCGACCAAATGCCTCATTTTAGGGTGCCAGGTGGAGTTGTCAAGGCCACTGGTCTTCGCTGGGATAGTCGAGCCTATGGATTTGGTCCAACCACCGCCTTCTGAGCCTCTCGTGCAGAAACAGGCATCGCCTCGTTTCGCATACAGGTATTAGTGCGATCATCCATGGTGGCTAGACCGTGGGTCTAGAAGGGTATTAACGGCGTGGGCTATGAGTGTTCCACCCTTTTCTTGCATGATTGAGGAGGTACACCATCAAAGGGCCCTGAGTCTACCTATCCTAGGATAGCTTTGTTTTTTTATCACAGGCTGCCCCAATTGATCGCAAACTTGAGCCCAGGACATGTTCGACCAGGCTACAGGCCATTATCTCTAGACTCCAAACACAGCTGTGTATTGCAATCGTCGCCGTCACACCAGGTATCTCTCACAATGAACGCGCAGGCCCTTCCGTTCAGAAAGTGGATACAGTTCTACGCTGCGATCGCCGTCTCTAATCATGACTTTTTGATTGGCTTTTATCCCCGAGGCGGTAACAGACACCGTCGTCTCCCCACGTTCTGTCGTGATCACCGGGTCGGGTCTATCGACCTCGGCTTCAGATTGGCCCTTCTTTACGCTGATGCTCATCCTCTATCCACTTGTATAGCAGTCATGTTATGGTACATATTGACATTCAGCGAGGATGCTCACAGTTCTCATGGGGCATCAACCACTGCATCTTGTCCATTCAATCGTCATTAGTCTACGATAGCTTTGGGGGGGAACTACAGCACACGGAAGCATATGCGAGATATGCACGCCGGTGGGGTTGGCTCGTAGAATTAAAGACGGTCAGATATTATGTGCTgcctggtttttttttttttccgatgATCACTAAGACGAAGAGGGGAAGCGGGGGGCTGCAGCGAATGAGTACGCGGTAGCTGAGACCATGGTGCCCAAAACAcgaaaaaagacaaaaaaagaaagtgaatGATAAGAGTGAGATTCGAACTCACGCCCCGTAAACGAGATCAGGATTTTATGCTAAGGTGGACCTTAACCTGACGCCTtagaccaactcggccatcttACCATTATTGAGAGAGGTGACGCTTTTTGATTATATGTTTCAATCTTGTTCCTTGTCACTTCTTATCTTGCAGTCCGTATCTCAGCCCCGTGTCTCAACCACCTGCCACCTGCCACCTGCCATCAATGTTGGTCTCCTCACCTTATATTAGGAACCCTCCTGAACTAAGACGCAAGGCTCTTGGGCACTTGGTTTTGATCGCAGAGTTAAGATATATGAGTATAGTAATGGTTTCCTCGTACAATCTCCGTGGCAAAGCAACTTCACGTTATGGTAGTGTATATATATTTGTGGAGCTTTGGGCTGAATGGATCCGCCCATTCACAAGTTCCAGCCTTCCTACCTCCCACCGGGCAGAGCTGCCGCGTAAACGCATACCGCTGATGAGATACCACATCCACTCGTGCACAGCTCAGCCACTGGGGGCTGGCAAAGCGGGACCACTGCCGTTTATCGACCGCGGGCCcggaagaccaagaccatACGACCAGGACATCTCTATTAGAAAAACACAGATAATATTATCATACTAGCTAGAGGTATCGAGAAATCAGTTCTGCAGCCGTATCAAGATGAAGACCGATCAGAACCAACGACCACATAAAGGTGCAATAACCGACAGACTAATTGAGACCCATCGAGATATATGATTACAGAGAAGCAAACAAAACAAGCAAGGCCGTAGCACGTTCCAGGTTGCCTTGTACAAGGCTGCTATAAAACAGGAATTCCAGATCGAGGCACCTCGGATCCTCGCTAGAATCAAAATGACCAAAGGACACAAGCGTAACATCACACGAGACAATGTGCGAGAGAGGGCTTCGTAGTCATCCAGACGCATGGAGAAATCTCCTTGAATCAGACAATCATCTGCGCAACTCCTTGACCACCAAGTGTCTTGCTGCCGACGAACTCTTGACTCTTCACACCAGCCAGCGCGTAGAAGATCGCAGTGAGGGAAAGAACAACGGCGGCAGCAATCAAGCTCGAGGCCCCGGTGACGAGACTGACCCACTGAATGGCGCACATCGCAGCGTACATGGCAGCACGCATCCAATTCGTTGTGAAGCGACGGATGAAGGCATCGAACTTGGAGGAAGTCGGGCAAATTCGCAGGAGGAAAGGAACCTCAatgaagagaatgatgaaCGAGCAGGCCCTGCAACTGTCAGGAGATACTTCTGATACCGAGAAGAGATTGATTCAACCCACAGGCAGATGACGGAGAAGATAATTCGGATAGGAGGCGAAAAGATGTTGGCAATGCCCAAAGCAAAGCACATGATCATAGAGACCACACCGGCCCTAATCGAATAATTAGAGTACAATT
The nucleotide sequence above comes from Penicillium oxalicum strain HP7-1 chromosome II, whole genome shotgun sequence. Encoded proteins:
- a CDS encoding Golgi apparatus membrane protein tvp18; this encodes MTLAEEFQSRNFSIYGQWAGVVSMIMCFALGIANIFSPPIRIIFSVICLACSFIILFIEVPFLLRICPTSSKFDAFIRRFTTNWMRAAMYAAMCAIQWVSLVTGASSLIAAAVVLSLTAIFYALAGVKSQEFVGSKTLGGQGVAQMIV